The Chryseobacterium sp. LJ668 genome segment AAAAGCCGGAATTATTAAGCGCAGTGTTTCAATAGTTTTTGGAGACGATGATAAGGTGGTGCAAAATATTATTAAAGCTAAAGCCGAAAATGAGAATGCCAATTTAATTGACGCCACTTTAATACAGACAAATCTACAATCAGATTTAAAAGGAAATTACCAGGAAAAAAATATTAAGGTAGTTCTTGGCTTGGTTGACGAGCTTAAAAAATTAGGGTCAAAAATTTCTGAATTAGATGTAGAAAACGGGTTGCTAAACGTGCATCAAAATACCGGTTTTATCGGCCGCTGGTTTGAGTTTTCACAAGATCCGCTGACAATCTGTGATACGGCACATAATCAGGCAGGTTTAGAACAGGTTTTTTCACAGCTTAATTCGATGCCGATGCACAAACATGTAGTTTTAGGATTCGTAAATGATAAAAATATAGATGAAGTAATGGCCTTACTCCCTAAAAATTCTGTTTTTTATTTTGCTAAGCCATCCATCAACAGAGGGCGTCATCCCAATGATTATGCTGATTTGTTAGCTAAAGCTAAAATTATTTACAAAATTTTTAACTCTGTACAGGAAGCCTATCTTTCTGCAAAACAACAGGCTACACCAGAAGAAATGATTTTTATTGGAGGAAGCAATTTTGTCGTAGGAGAATTTTTAGAAAAAAATTTGATTCATAAAGAATAAGTGTGTATATTTGCACCACTCAAAACGAGAAATCGTCTAGGGCTCTTAGCTCAGTTGGTTCAGAGCATCTGGTTTACACCCAGAGGGTCGGGGGTTCGAATCCCTCAGGGCCCACAAAGGTTTACTGAAACCTTTCAAAAAAATTCAGGGCTCTTAGCTCAGTTGGTTCAGAGCATCTGGTTTACACCCAGAGGGTCGGGGGTTCGAATCCCTCAGGGCCCACAAAAACTCTCGGATTATTTTGAGAGTTTTTTTATTTTAAAAAGGTCATTATAATTTAGGTCCTTTCTTTTAAAATTAATTTTTCATTTTCCCAAGCAGCAACCCTAGTTTATACATATCTAAATTCCGAAGATTAGGATTCCCAGATAGCAGATTTTTTTTTATTCTGCTATTTATTAAATTAAATACTGCAAGAAATAAAAATTCAGAATGTGTTTTTTTTATAAAATGATAGGCACGAACCAATTTGATCTCCGATAACTTATCTTTGATAAAAGTATTTTTGAGCATTCTTGCCAGACTTTCTATAGATTCATTTACCTTTTTAATATAGACCTTGCTTGTCTCAATATCATTATTAAAAACAGGATTTTCAATATGATTTATTTTAATGGTTTTGGATTTCAGTTCC includes the following:
- a CDS encoding bifunctional folylpolyglutamate synthase/dihydrofolate synthase, with amino-acid sequence MTNEEYKEAVDWLFVQAPNYQTDGEKAYKPGLENIIRLCAFFGNPQENIKCIHIGGTNGKGSTSNMLASVLQESGYKIGLYNSPHLIDFTERIKINGVNCDKEFVFQFIQKLKTLPEDIFPSFFEFTTIMAFEYFYQKNVDFAIIEVGLGGRLDSTNIITPLVSAITNVQLDHQNILGNTIEEIAFEKAGIIKRSVSIVFGDDDKVVQNIIKAKAENENANLIDATLIQTNLQSDLKGNYQEKNIKVVLGLVDELKKLGSKISELDVENGLLNVHQNTGFIGRWFEFSQDPLTICDTAHNQAGLEQVFSQLNSMPMHKHVVLGFVNDKNIDEVMALLPKNSVFYFAKPSINRGRHPNDYADLLAKAKIIYKIFNSVQEAYLSAKQQATPEEMIFIGGSNFVVGEFLEKNLIHKE